A single genomic interval of Microbacterium sp. zg-Y1090 harbors:
- the dapD gene encoding 2,3,4,5-tetrahydropyridine-2,6-dicarboxylate N-succinyltransferase, whose amino-acid sequence MSDARWIWATGLTTTAADGTVLDAWFPRPEAGRRPVDVDAEADLDGLTGPDERRRVTVSAVSLEIDLDAAPGSTADAYLRLHALSHRLVAPNDLNLDGIFGHLPIVAWTNAGPMLPDDAAALRPSLQRHGIQVQGLDKFPRLTDYVVPAGVRIADTSRVRLGAYLSPGTTVMHEGFVNFNAGTLGASMVEGRISQGVVVGDGSDIGGGASIMGTLSGGGSHRVSIGARTLLGANAGIGISLGDDCVVEAGLYVTAGTKVVLADGPARHDGAPQVVKAAELSGASGVLFRRNSLTGAVEAVRREGVGVTLNEALHA is encoded by the coding sequence ATGAGCGATGCACGATGGATCTGGGCCACGGGACTGACGACCACTGCGGCGGACGGCACCGTGCTCGACGCCTGGTTCCCCCGCCCCGAGGCGGGTCGTCGCCCTGTCGACGTCGACGCCGAGGCGGATCTCGATGGCCTCACCGGACCCGATGAGCGACGCCGGGTGACCGTGTCGGCGGTGTCGCTGGAGATCGACCTGGATGCCGCGCCCGGCTCGACCGCCGACGCGTACCTGCGGCTGCACGCGCTGTCCCACCGCCTCGTCGCACCGAACGACCTCAACCTCGACGGCATCTTCGGTCACCTTCCGATCGTCGCGTGGACCAACGCCGGCCCGATGCTCCCCGACGACGCCGCCGCGCTGCGCCCGTCGCTGCAGCGCCACGGCATCCAGGTGCAGGGCCTCGACAAGTTCCCGCGCCTCACCGACTACGTCGTTCCCGCTGGCGTGCGCATCGCCGACACCTCCCGCGTGCGCCTGGGCGCCTACCTCTCCCCCGGCACCACGGTGATGCACGAGGGATTCGTCAACTTCAACGCCGGCACGCTGGGCGCCTCGATGGTGGAGGGGCGCATCTCACAGGGCGTCGTCGTCGGCGACGGCAGCGACATCGGCGGCGGGGCCTCGATCATGGGCACGCTCTCCGGCGGGGGCAGCCACCGGGTGTCAATCGGCGCGCGGACGCTGCTGGGCGCCAACGCCGGCATCGGCATCTCGCTCGGCGACGACTGCGTGGTGGAGGCCGGGCTGTATGTCACCGCCGGCACGAAGGTCGTGCTCGCCGACGGGCCGGCACGTCACGACGGCGCGCCCCAGGTCGTGAAGGCCGCAGAGCTCTCCGGCGCCTCCGGCGTGCTGTTCCGCCGCAACTCGCTCACCGGCGCCGTCGAGGCCGTGCGGCGCGAGGGCGTCGGCGTCACACTGAACGAGGCTCTGCACGCCTGA